GCGCAGGGCTGAGAGCCGCGCATTATGTGCGCCGCTGCCCAGCCTGTCTGTGTAGCCTTCGACGAGAATGGCCGTCACGTCGCCGGCCTGCCTCATGTCGCGTATCGACCGATCGAGCTTTGCCCTGCCTTCGGGCAGCAGGGCGGCGATGTCGCCGCGATCGAACGCAAACGTCGCGTCGCCTTGCAGTGTCACTTTCGGAGAGGGTCCGGCGGCGGCGTGGCGACGGGTGGCGTGCAGGCGGCGAGCGCCGCACCGATTTGCGGCAGAGTCTTCGTCACGTCGTCGACACGCTGGGTGCTGGCCTTGAAATCGCGCGTCCATGCCTCGTGTCCCGCGTGAATCATCTGGATCTCGGCGCAGGCGGTCAGGCGCTGCGCATGCGAACACGACGCGAACGCTGGCGCTGCCTTCGCTATCAGAATCTGCTTCCACAAGTCCGGCCGCACCACGGCCGCGGTGCGCAAATCGGGATTGTCCGCGTACAGGCCAGCGCCTGTCTCCAGCGCTGCCGTGAGACGGCTGGCTTCGCGCAACGCTTCTTCGACGAACCCCCAGTGATTCCAGTGGGAGCGCGCTTCTCGCGCAGCGTCGAGCCAGCATTGCGCCTTGAAACCGAAATAGTTGTCCTTGTGTGGACCGAGTGCGTCCAGACGCGTCCGAATCGAGTCGATCGCGCTCGCGTTGTGAGCGGTGCGATGCAGATCGAGCCACGCAGGCGTGGCCGCGCCCGCCGCGTTGTCTTGCGTCGCGTCGATACCGCGTTGCAGAACGGCCGGGTTTTGCACCTGCAGCGCGTCGCGCGAAGCCGTCGATGTGCAGCCGGCGACGAGCGCCGACAGCGCGACGCACGTCCGCGTCATCAATGAATGCTTCATGTGTGATTCCATCAGAAAAGGGCTGCGCGGCTTGCGGGCCGCGCAGCCCGGTCAGAGGCAGCCGGTCAGTTGCCGAACACGATGCCGAGGCCCGCGCGGACGATCGTGCTGTTGCCGCCTGCACTCGACACGCCGAGGTTGTAGTTCACTGTGCCCTTCTCGTTCCAGCGGGACACGCCCACGCCGAGTGCCGCCGTGCCACGATAGCCGGCGACGCCTGCGTTGAGCGTCGTGCGTCCCGGCAGATACGGCGTGACGATGTTCAGCGCGGACGCGGACGCGATACCGCGGCGGTTCTCGCGGTCCATGTCCTGCATGCTCTTGTAGACGCCGCTAACCGCGCTGTTCATCTGGCCGACGTTGACGGCATCCGTCGCCGCCGTGCCCGCCGCGACGTTGGTGATCTGCCGCTCCGCGCCCGCTGCGCCCACCGACACGCTGTTGTCGCGATCGGCCACCGAGTTCGCGCCCAGCGCGACGGCATTCGCGGACAGTGCGGAGGCGCCCGCGCCGAACGCGATGGACCGGTCGCCCGCCGTCGACGTGTGCGCGCCGATCGCAATCGCAGCGTTCCCCGATGCGTTCGCGCCGGTGCCGATCGCGACGGCGTCCTGACCCGTCGCCGTGCCGACGGGCAGATCGTCGACGACGACAGCCGGCGTGAAGTTCGTGATCTGCGTCGACATGTAGCTTTGCATCTGCCGCAGATTCACGGCGTCGAATGCATCGACGGCATCGGCGACGTTCTTCAACTGCGTCGGCGAGTTGCCCGCGTTGAATGTGACGCTGGATTTCGACACACCGTCGTACGCGACGAGGGCGTTGGTGACGACGCCCGTCGACGGATCGACGGCAACGCCCGCTGCCTTGAGTTGCTTCAGGTTGACGGCGTCGCTGTCGAGCCTGGCGTCGGCGACGTTCGTCAGCCTGACGGGCGTGCCTGCGCCCGCACCCCCGAGCGTGACCGTGTTGCGCGCCGGCGAGTCGTACACGAGTCCGTTCGGATTGCCGCCTGTCGCGAGCGCGGAATCCACGGCGGCCAGCGCGCCGCCGACGCTGTTGTAGGTCGAGCCGCCGATTGCGTAAGCGGGCGCTTTGATCTTGCCGTCCGCACCCACAATTGCGCCGCTCCCCAGCGCGCCCGCGACCGTGCTCGCCGTGTTGAAGAGTTGGCCGCCGTTCACCGCATCCGTGCTGCCGGATGCAAGCAGGGCGGGCGCGACGTTCGTCAGCTTGACAGGTGCGGATGCGCTCGCGCCGCCCAAGGTGATGCGATCGTGCGCCGCCGTGTCGTACGAGACGGCATCGGGCGAAGCGCCGCCGCCCGATGCGGCGGCAGCGGCGAGCGCTGTGCCGACGTCGTTGTAGGTGCGGCCGCTGATCGTGTAGACCGGCTGTTTCACCGAGCCGTCGCTGGCGAGGTCCGCACCGCCGCCGAGCAGATTCGCGACGCCCTTGAGTTGTGAGACGTTGACGGCGTCGGTGGCCGACGTGCCTGCTGCGACGTTGACGATCTGCCGCTGCAGCGTGTCGCTGCCGACGGAGATCGTGTTCGCACGCGAGGCGATGGAGTTCGCGCCGAGGGCGACGGCGTTCGAGGCGGCGGCTGTCGTCAGCGAATTTGTACCCAGCGCAATCGAGCCGTTGGCGTTGGCTATCGACATTGCACCGAAGCCCAACGATCCGACGCCTTCCGCATCGGCCATATAACCGAGCGACACGCTGTTGGTCCCGCCGAATGCTGTCGATGCGCCTGTGCCGATCACCGTCGAAGCGATGCCGAGCGCAGCGGCGCTCTGGCCGATGGAGGTGCTGCCGTCGCGTGCCGCGGCTGCACCCGCGCCGACGGCGGTCGACTTGCTGGCCCCGGCTGCCGACATCGCGCCGACGGCTAGCGCATTGGTGCCCGATGCGCTCGCGCCGGGACCGATCGCCATCGCGTTGAGATCGGTGGACGTTTGCGCGGAGGCGCCCGATGCGACGTTCGTGCTGATGGCGATGTAGTCGAGGGGATTGGGCGCGCCGAGCAGCATCGAGCGTGGCGCGCTACTCGAGTGCAGCAGTTGGTCATGCATCGCGTTGAGCTGCTCGACGGTGACGGCGTCGTTGGCATTGATGCCGTCTGCGACGTTGGTGATACGGCGCGTCAGGTTGTCCATTGGCGAACCGACGGAGACAACGCCGTCTTCATCCGCGTGTGATCCTGAGCCGAGTGCGACGGAGTTTGCGAATCTCGCCAATGCGCCGTATCCGATCGCCACGGCTCCTTCTTCGGATGCTCGCGAGCCGGTGCCAAGTGCCAGCGAAAGATTGGCTTGTGCTGCGGCGGCGGAGCCAATGGCCACGGAGAAATCGCCCTTCGCGTTTGCTACGGGATCGTCGTTGGGATTCTTGACGGAAACCTGGATGTACTTCGTATAGCCGGTCAGATTGATCATGGATTTGTCCACTGCCGACAGCGCAGTCCCCACGTCGCTATACGACTTATCAGCGATCACGTACGTGGGTGCACCAATCTTCCCATCGCTGCCGACGGCCGCACCGCCGCCCAGCGCCGCCGCCGTCGAATTCGCGACGTTGAAGAGCTGCGAGCCGTTGACGGCGTCGCGGCTGGTCGAGCCAATCGAACCCGGCGCGACGTTCCTCAACGCGACGGGCGAAGTGGCCGTCGTGCCGCCCAGTGTCACGCTGTCGCGCCGCGTGGCCTCGTCGTACAGCACGGCGGACGCGAGTACGGCACTCGACGACGCATCGACGGCCGACTTGAGTTGGCTCACGTTGACCGCGTCGGTGCCTGCCGCCCCTGCCGCGACGTTCGTCACGCGGCGCTCGCTGCCCGCCGATCCGACGGAGACTTCGCCCACGGGCGTGGCGCCTGCCAGCGGCGTCGTGCCGGGTTGATAGGCGGGCGTCGTCAAAACGGCATTCGTCGACGCGTTCGCGCCGAGCGCCACCGAATTCGACGCGCTTGCCTGCGCGTTATCGCCGAGCGCGATCGAGCCGGAATGCGCGGCCTGTGCATGCGCGCCGATCGCGACGGCACCCATATCGTTTGCCTGAGCGTCGCCACCGATCGCGATCGCGTCTTCGCCGCTAGCAAGCGAATCGTCGCGCGCCGAGTTCGCGTGGAAATACCGGATGCCTCCGCCGAGCATGATGTTGTTGACCGTGTTCGACATGTTGTCCACATTGCCCGCGACGTTCGCGACGTTCTGGTTCGTCTGGTACAACTGCGAGCCATTGACGGCATCCATGCTGTTGGCGTTCAGCGCACCTGCCAGGAGATTGGTGATCTTCGTGCCGCTCGCGCCCTTGAGGGTAATCGTGCCCTTCGTCGAAGCGTCGTCATACGCGACGAACGCGCTTGTGACGTTGCCGCTGGTATCGAACGAAGCGCCGAGATCTTTCAGCTGCTTCACGTTGACGGCGTCGGTGTTCGCGCTGCCTGGCGCGACGTTCGACAGCTTCACGGCCGTGGTTGCGCCCACGCCACCGAATGTGACCTTGATCTTCGATGCGCTGTCGTAAGCGACGAACGCGCTCGACACGTTGCCGTTGTTGTCGAACGAAGCACCGAGGTCTTTCAGCTGCCTGAGATTGACGGCGTCCGTGTTCTGCGTGCCCGCCGCGACGTTGACGATCTGCCGTTCCGCGCCGCCAGCGCCGACCGACACCGTGTTCGCGCGATCCGCCAGCGAACCCGTGCCGAGCGCCACTGCATTGGAAGCCGTCGAGCGCGCGTTGCTGCCGACAGCAATCGCTTCGTCGGTTGCCGCCTGCGCATTGCCGCCGATCGCCACTGAATTCGCGCCCGTCGCCTGCGAGTCGGCGAGCGCCGAGCTCGCGTGGAAATACTTCAGGCCGCCGCCGCCCGCGAGATTGTTCAGCGTGTCGCTCATGTTGCTCACGTTGCCTGCGAGGTTCGCCACATTGCCCGCGACGTTCGCGACGTTCTGGTTCGTCTGGTACAACTGCGAGCCGTTGACGGCATCCATGCTGTTGGCGTTCAGCGCACCTGCCAGGAGATTGGTGATCTTCGTGCCGCTCGCGCCCTTGAGGGTAATCGTGGCCTTCGTCGAAGCGTCGTCATACGCGACGAACGCGCTTGTGACGTTGCCGCTGGTATCGAACGAAGCGCCGAGATCTTTCAGCTGCTTCACGTTGACGGCGTCGGTGTTCGCGCTGCCTGGCGCGACGTTCGACAGCTTCACGGCCGTGGTTGCGCCCACGCCGCCGAATGTGACCTTGTTCTTCGATGCGCTGTCGTAAGCGACGAACGCGCTCGACACGTTGCCGTTGTTGTCGAACGAAGCACCGAGGTCTTTCAGCTGCCTGAGATTGACGGCGTCCGTGTTCTGCGTGCCCGCCGCGACGTTGACGATCTGCCGTTCCGCGCCACCAGCGCCGACCGATACCGTGTTCGCGCGATCCGCCAGCGAACCCGTGCCGAGCGCCACTGCATTGGAAGCCGTCGAGCGCGCGTTGCTGCCGACGGCAATCGCTTCGTCGGTTGCCGCCTGCGCATTGCCGCCGATCGCCACTGAATTCGCGCCCGTCGCCTGCGAGTCGGCGAGCGCCGAGCTCGCGTGGAAATACTTCAGGCCGCCGCCGTCGTTCAGATTGTTGAGCGTGTCGCCCACGTTGTTGAGCGAGCCCGACAGATTCGCGACGTCCTGATTCGTCTGGTACAACTGCGAACCGTTGACGGCGTCCGTGCTGTTGGCATTCAGCGCGCCAGCAAGCAGATTCGTGATCTTCGTGCCGCCCGCGCCCTTGAGGGTGACCGTGCGCTTCTGCGCGTCGTCATACGCGACGAACGCGCTCGTCACGTTGCCGCCGGTATCGAACGAAGCGCCGAGATCTTTCAGCTGCTTCACGTTGACGGCGTCGGTGTTCGCGCTGCCTGCCGCGACGTTCGTCAGCTTGACGGGTGACGCCGCACTCACGCCGCCCAGCGTCACCTTGCTGTGCGCGGCGGTGTCGTATTTGACGGCATCGGTCGCATCGCTGCCACTGTGAGCGGCGGCGTCGATGGCGGCGCCGACATCGTTGTATGTCGTCCCGCCGATCACATAGGCCGGCTTCGTAACCGCACCGTCGCTGCCGACGTTTGCGCCGCCGCCCAGCGCGCTCGTCACACCCTTGAGTTGCGACACGTTGACGGCATCCGTGCTCTGCGTGCCTGCCGCGAGGTTGACGAGTTGGCGCTCCGCACCGCCGACGCCGACAGACACCGTATTCACACGATCCGCAACCGATCCGCCGCCGAGCGCGATGGCGTTCGACGCGTTGGCGCGCGCATTGGCGCCGAGCGCGATCGCGTTTTCGTCCGCTGCCTGCGCAGCACCGCCGATGGCGATCGAGTCGCTGCCCGTGGCGCTGGAGTCGTCGAGTTGCGAAGTCGCGTGGAAATACTTGATGCCGCCGCCGAGCATGATGTTGTTGACCATGTTCGACACGTTCACGACATTTGCGCTGACGTTCGCGACATTCAGGTTCGTCTGATACAACTGCGAACCGTTGACGGCGTCCTTACTCGCCGCGTTCAGCGCGGCTGCCGCAAGGTTGGTGACCTTCGTGCCGTTCACACCCTTCAGCGTGGCCGTGCCTTTCGACGACGCATCGTCATACGCGACGAACGCGCTGGTCGCGTTGCCGTTCGTATCGAACGACGCGCCGAGGTCTTTTAGCTGCTTCACGTTGACGGCGTCGGTGTTCGCGCTGCCCGCCGCGACGTTCGTTACCTTTACGGTGGCCGCCGCGCCCGCGCCGCCCAGTGTGACGCGCGTCTTCGACGCATCGTCGTAGGCGACGAACGCCCCCGACACGTTGCCGTTGATATCGAACGAAGCGCCGAGGTCCTTCAGCTGCTTCACGTTCACAGCATCCGTATTCTGCGTGCCTGCCGCGACGTTGACGATCTGCCGCTCCGCGCCGCTCGCGCCGACGGAGACGCTGTTCGCACGGTCGGCAAGCGCGTCGGCGCCGATTGCGACGGTATTGTCCGCCGTGACGCGAGAGTTGCTGCCGAGCGCGACGGCATTCGACGTCGTCGCCAGCGCATTGCCGCCTATCGCGACCGAGTCGGCACCCGCCTGCGAGTCGGCCAGCGACGAGTTGGCGTGGAAATACTTCAGGCCGCCGCCGTCACTCATGTTGTTGAGCGTGTTGCTCGCGTTGCTCAGCCCGGCGATCACGTTCGCGACATTCTGGTTCGTCTGAAACAACTGCGATCCGTTGACGGCGTCGAGGCTCGATGCGCTCACGCTGCCCGCGGCGACGTTCCTGATCCTGGTGCCACCAGCGCCCTTGAGCGAGACGTTCGTGTTCGAGGCGTCGTCATAGGCGACGAAGCCGCTCGTGACTGCGCCACTGGCGTCGATGTTCGCGCCGAGATCTTTCAGCTGCTTCAGGTTCACCGCATCGGTGTTCGCGCTGCCCGCCGCGACGTTCGCCAGTTTCACCGGCGCCGATGCGCCTGTGCCGCCCAGCGTCACCTTGTTGTGCGCGCTCGAGTCGTATTTCACGGCATCAGGGGAACTTGCACCCGCGGCGGCCGTGAGCGCCGCGCCGACGTCGTTATAGGTCGTGCCGCCGAGCACGTACGAAGGATTCGCGAGCGACCCGTCTGCGGCGACGCTTGCTCCGCCGCCGAGCGCGCTTGTCACGCCCTTGAGTTGCGATACGTTGACGGCGTCGGCGTTTGCCGTGCCCGCTGCGACATTGACGACCTGGCGCTGCGTGCCCATATTGCCGACTGAAATCGTGTTCGCGCGATCCGCAATCGAGCCGCCGCCCAACGCGATCGAGTTCGCGGCCGTCACCGTTGCGCCCGTGCCGAACGCCATCGCGTTGCTGGCGGCGTTGTACACGAGCGCGTTGTAGCCGATCGCCACCGAACCCGCGCCGCCCGCGATCGAGAACGAGCCAAAGCCCATCGAGTTGACGCCTTCGGCATCCGCCATGTAGCCGATGGACACGCCGTTCTGCGCATTGAAACCCGTCGATGCGCTCTGGCCAACCACGGTCGAGTTGAGCGCGAGCGCGGCGGCACGCGAGCCGACGGCCGTTGATCCGGCCCGCGCGGCGCCCGAGCCCGCGCCCACGGCGACGGCATTGGCGCCCGATGCGTTCGCCGAAGGTCCGATCGCCATTGCATTCAGATCGTTCGATACCTGAGTCGGCGTGCCCGCCATCACGTTCGGGCTGACCTTGATGTAGTCGAGCGCGGAAGTGTCGGTGAGCAGCGCCGAACGCAGCGCGGGCTGGGTCTGCGCCGATAGCGACTTTTGCAGCGCGTTCAGTTGGCCGACTGTCGCGGCGTCCGTTGCGTTGACGCCGTTCGCCACATTGGTCACGCGCTTCTCGCCGCTCTTGCGGCCCACCGACACCGTACCGGATTCATAGACCTGCGCATTCGAGCCGATCGCCACCGAGTCGTCGTATTGCGCGCGTGCACCCGTGCCGATCGCGACAGAGCGATCTCCCGATGCATAGGCCGCACCGCCGATGGCGGTGGTCTCGACGCCATTGGACAGCGCCTGTGAAGCCGTCGACGACACCTTCACGTACTTCGCCGTGACCTGCACGTCCTGACCGACCGCGCCGATCGCGTTGATCGCGCTGCCCATGTCGTTATAGGTGACGCCGGAGATCACGTACGCGGGCGCCGCGAGCGTGCCGTCCGACTTCAGCAACGCGCCCGCGCCGATCGCGCTCGCGACGCTGCCGGCCGTCGCGTATAGCTGCTTGCCGTTGACGGCGTCGGTGCTGCTCGCGTTGATCGCGCCGTTCGCGACGTTCGTCAGCGCGACGGGCGCATGCGCGAGTGTGCCGCCGAGCGTCACGCTGTTGTGCGCGCCCGTATCGTAGTTGACGCTGTTGACGGAGCCGCCGCCGCCGCTCGCCGCGAGCGCGTCCAGCGCTTGCCCGACGTTGTGATAGGTCTGACCGCCAATCTTGTAGCTGGGCGGCGTGATCGAGCCGTCGGCGGTATTGGCGCCCGCGTCCCCTCCCAACGCCGCCGCCGTGCTCTGCGCCAGCGCGCTCATGCCGCTGCCGACATCGTTGAAACCCTGCTGCGTCGCCTGCGCGAGCTGGAACATCTGCGAGCCGTTGATCGCGTCAGTGCTGGTTTGCGTGATCGCGCCGCCAGCGACGTTCATCAGCCTCACGGGATGCGCCGCACCGACGCCGCCCAGCGTCAGCGCGTCGTGCGGCACCGAGTCGTAGACGACGAGATTCGGAAGCATGCCGCCCGTCAGCGCGTTTTGCACAGTGGTGTTCAACTGCGCGACGTTGACGGCGTCGTTGTCCATCGTGCCCGCGGCAAGATGCGTGATCTGGCGGTTGGTCTGATCGTTGCCTACCGACACCGTGTTCACGCGATCGGCGACCGAACGGGAACCGAGCGCGACCGAGCCGCGCGCCAGCGCCGTCGCATTGCCGCCCACCGCGACCGTTTCCTGGCCCGCTGCCGATGCATCGGCAAGCGTCGATGTCGCGTGAAAGTACTTCAGGTCCGCCGGCAGCACGACGTTATTGCCTGCGCCGCCGCCTCCGCCCCCATTGCCGCCAGCGCTTGCGATCGCGGCATTCAACTGGTTCACGTTGACGGCATCCGTGCCCGCCGATCCCGCTGCGACGTTGACGATCTGCCGCTCGGCGCCTTGCTTGCCGACCGACACCGTATTGCTGCGCGTCGCGACCGAGCTTTCCCCGAGTGCGACCGAGCCGTTCGCGAGCGCGGCGGCGTGCGAGCCGAGTGCCGTCGAAGTCTGTGCCGACGCGAGCGCGTGTCCGCCGACGGCGACCGTGTAGATGTCAGCGGCCTGCGCGTTGCCGCCTACCGCGACCGCGTGATACAGGCCGTCAGCCGTTGCGTCGATACCGACGGCCAGATTGGCTGCGCCCTGCGCAAGCGCTTCGCCGCCGATCGCGATCGGGCCGTTGCCCGCCGTCGAACCTGGCCAGCCATAGGCCGAGCCGTCCTTGCTGACGCCATTCGCCTTCGCTGCGCCGCCGATCGCGATCGCATCGCCGCCGCCACCGCTCGCGGACGATTCGCCGAGTTTCGAATCGACGTGGAAGTACTTCAGGTTGTTGCGGTCGTAGGTGTACGCGTACGCATCCTGCGCATTGACGCCGTTGTATGTGATGTTCGTCGTATTGCCGCCGGCCCCGCACCAGAAGAGGAAGCAGAAGAAGTCGCTGGCCGGCGCAGGCGTCGCGAGGTTCGCCGCGCTCGAAGTCGGCTTCGGCGTCAGCGCCGGATCGGCCGCCCAGGCCGCGCCATAGGTGCCGAACGTAACGGCCGATGCAAGCGCCGCCGATGCAATGTTGAGCGCACAGCGGCTCGACTTCTTGCCGTGCGCGCGGGTGTTTTCCGCCGCGGCGATATAAGTGCCTGCCGCTTCGTTCCACACAGATTGATAGGTTTTGTTCATGCCTCGCGTTTTCCCTTGGATGGACGATGAATCGAACGGGCTGGCAGCGTGGCTTTAAAGCGCCGTTGCCGTTTCCAGTTCGCCGGGAAAATCTATTCGCGAGCGGCGATTCTAAATATCAGTTGAAAAGGTGTCGTGTGTAGGAATTTGCCGAGTATTTGCGGGAAGAATGGAAAGGATTAATGTCTTTATGCATTCTCTCGATTACGCGCAATGCCGATGTGTACAGGCCGTTGTGTGGTATCGCGCATACGCCAGACCGATCGCGTAATCAGTTGCGAAAATGGACCCGGATATTGCAGAAATATCGTCTCCGGAATTTAAAACGGCGTTTTTATACTGGCTTCCCTGTCTGGTTCGAAAATCGAATGGCCAGGCAATGAAGTGAAGGCAAAATTACGTAATTCCTTTAATTACTTCTGGCTCGTCGTTATGAAAATCTCTCTCAAGCGTCATCTGCGCAAACAGGCCGGTCAGGGCATGACCGAATACATCATCATCGTGGCGCTGATCGCGGTCTCGGCGATTGCCGTGTATGCGTCGTTCGGCAAGACGATTCGCGAGCAGACGGCGGGGCTCGCGCATGAAATGTCGGGCACGGATAGCACGTCCGATATCAACGACGCACGCGCTGCGGCGACGGACGGCAAGAGCCAGGCCGACAAGAACAAGGGCATGGGCGCGTACGGCAGCGACGGCAGCCTGTCGACGGGCAACAAGTAAAGCATCGGGCGCGGCTCGTCGTCATGAAACGCACGTCCCGTCGGCGATCTGGCGCGCATGCAGGTCAGGCGCTGGTACCTGCGCTGCTGTTCCTGCTGATTGGCGGCGTCGGTCTGTATGTCGCCTTCGGGTCGTTCCAGATGACGAGCGCAAAGATCAAGCTGCAGAACACGGCCGATGCCGCTGCGTACAGCGCCGCCGTTTTGCAGGCGCGCGACTACAACTTCTCCGCGTATGCGAACCGCGCGATGGTCGCCAATCAGGTGAGCGCGGCTCAAATAGTGGCGCTGAAGTCGTGGATCGACGAACTCGACAACACGTATATGGGCAACCCCGACACCGAGCAACTCGTGACGACCTTCGCCGACCATCCGGCATGGTGGCGCGCGCCAAAGGACCGCGCGCGGCTCGACATCGCGCCCGTGCGTGCGACGCTCGATGCATTGCTGCCCGCCGTCGCGAAGGGTGTCGGCGGCATCACGCGCGCGCTCAGCGACGCGCAGACCGACTATCACGCAGCGATATTCGCGGCTGTGCCCGACATCGCGAACGAGGTCGCGCAACGCAATCAGCCCGACACGCACGTCACGTCCGGCTACTTCACAAGTCCACGCAATGCCGCACAACTCGCTGTGTGGCAAACCTATACGCGTGTCGTCACGCCCGCAGGCAATCTCGACGCCGATCATTTCGCCGATGTCGTGACCGATCCTGCGACACTCGACAGCTTCGTGAAAGCGCGGGTATCGTCGCGCAGCATCGCGCCCGACTATCAGCAGCTCGACGATTCGAGTGCGCGCTGTCCAGGCGGCGGACGCATCGCCATTCGCGTCGCGCATGTCGGCGGCACGCAATTGCGCAGCGACAAGAACGGCTGGCAATCGATCGACGCAAGCACTGCGCATATCACGATCACCTGCGTCGATACATTCGACGCCATCGCGGGGCACGGCGGCAGCGCGAACGGCGACGTGGGCAGCTACATGACGCATCCGCCCTTCGTTGCATGGAGCGACTGGAAGGGCTACGGCGGCTATATGAACTTCGGCGATCCCGACAGCACGCAGCCGGGCATGAACGTGCCCGCCGCGATGGCCGAGCAGTTCACGCAAGGCCCAGGCGTTTCACTCGATCGCGCAAACGGTGGCCTGCTGCCCTATCAGGACATCGCCTATGCGCCGCTTGCGAACGAAGCGCCGCGCATCACGATAGAAGTGGAGCGCATGGCCGCGACGCTCGTCAGGACGACCGGCCTGGGCGGCGCAGGCCGCATGCGGGTGACCAACGGCAGCGCGAGCGGCGCCATGCACACGCTCTCGAGCGCGCATGCTTATTTCGCGCGACCGTCTGCGGACGCGTTGGGAGACCGGCTTGCAGGTGCCTTGCTCGATGCAGGCACATGGCAGCGCGACGATGGAAAGACCGAGTATCCGAGCACGTTCAGTCCTTACTGGCAGGCTTCGCTTGCGCCCGTAAGCGCCGAAGAACGCGCCGCTGCGCAGGCCGCGCAGTATGCGTCGGACGCGCTGGTTGCCTCGCCATGAAAAAACACGTGAAACGGCGCACTCGCGCTCAACCCGGTCAGGCGCTGGTGGAATTTCTCATCGCCACGATGCTTGCGACGAGCGTACTGTTGCTGGGAATTGTCATGCTCGGCAAGTTCAACGATATCCGCAACCGCACGCTGACGGGTTCGCGTTACGCGGCGTGGGAACGCACCGTTTGGATCGATGCGGAAACGAGCGGTTCGGCGACGCGCGACTGGTACGCGCGCTACGGCAGCGACGCGTTGCAGGTACAGAAAAGCGACCGGCAGATTCAGCGCGAGCTGCTGGCACGTGTGATGGCAGGCAACGGCGCTGCGCGTCTCCCACAGCCCGTGATGTGGAAAGACCCCAGCGGCACGGCGCTTCTCGACGATGCGCGCGATCTCACGGTCAGCACGCACGAATCCGACCTATCGACGCCACTCGATGCGTATACGTCGAGTGGCTTTGGCTCGACGCCGACGGCAGCAGGCGGCGCACCATTCGCCGCGAGATTCGAGCTGCCGTCACGTGCATTCCGATCAGCCACCTTGCGCATGGCGACGGGCGTGCATAGCGATGCGTTGCGGCGGCTCTGGAAGGGCTTCGACGGCTTCGCTGTCGATGACACGAATGCGCTGCTCACCAACACCTGGCTGCCAGAAGGCACGCCGCGCGCCGAAGCGTTGTTCGCGCAGGCCGTGCCCGCAGCAGGCGCGCAACTGATCCCTCCGCCGCTGTACGAGAAGCTGCGTGTGTATGCGCCTGAAATCGACACGCTGGAATTCGGCCGCATCCGGGCCGACGTGGTTCCCGCTGACCGGCTTGCGCGATGAAGCACGCGTCGTTGTGTTTCTTCGCCTTAGCCGCGACGGCGATGCCGCCGCCGCTGCAAGCAATGGCCGCGGGTCCCGCTTGCGACCGTCAACCCGTTCACGCCACGCACGTGCAGGTCATTGGCCGCGACATGCTGATCGAGGGCGTGCCGGCGTCCGTTTATCGCATGACGTTCAGCGGGACGTCCGCTGACGTGTCGAGCGAATTCGGCGCGTTCTGGACGCAGGCACACGTTCCCGCGACGGAGCGTCGCGACGCATCGGGCGTGCTGCTCGCCGCGCTCGACGGTGCGTGCCATTACGTGCTTGTGATGCCGTCGCGAGAAGACGGCGAGACGACACAAGGGCTGCTGAGCGTGATGCGTCTCGACGGCGCGGGGGCAACGCATCGCGTCGATGCATTGC
This Paraburkholderia phymatum STM815 DNA region includes the following protein-coding sequences:
- a CDS encoding Flp family type IVb pilin, producing the protein MKISLKRHLRKQAGQGMTEYIIIVALIAVSAIAVYASFGKTIREQTAGLAHEMSGTDSTSDINDARAAATDGKSQADKNKGMGAYGSDGSLSTGNK
- a CDS encoding pilus assembly protein TadG-related protein, which gives rise to MKRTSRRRSGAHAGQALVPALLFLLIGGVGLYVAFGSFQMTSAKIKLQNTADAAAYSAAVLQARDYNFSAYANRAMVANQVSAAQIVALKSWIDELDNTYMGNPDTEQLVTTFADHPAWWRAPKDRARLDIAPVRATLDALLPAVAKGVGGITRALSDAQTDYHAAIFAAVPDIANEVAQRNQPDTHVTSGYFTSPRNAAQLAVWQTYTRVVTPAGNLDADHFADVVTDPATLDSFVKARVSSRSIAPDYQQLDDSSARCPGGGRIAIRVAHVGGTQLRSDKNGWQSIDASTAHITITCVDTFDAIAGHGGSANGDVGSYMTHPPFVAWSDWKGYGGYMNFGDPDSTQPGMNVPAAMAEQFTQGPGVSLDRANGGLLPYQDIAYAPLANEAPRITIEVERMAATLVRTTGLGGAGRMRVTNGSASGAMHTLSSAHAYFARPSADALGDRLAGALLDAGTWQRDDGKTEYPSTFSPYWQASLAPVSAEERAAAQAAQYASDALVASP